The Candidatus Zixiibacteriota bacterium genome window below encodes:
- a CDS encoding SRPBCC domain-containing protein encodes MAKSSTPGAKTKTRDLVITRIFDAPRELVFKAWTEPERMKKWWGPKNFTAPVIKIDLRVGGKFLGCMRDQEGREYWSTGTYKEIKFPEKIICTDSFADENGNVVPASHYGMAEDFPLEMLITVTFEDLNGKTRMTLVHSGLPAGEMGEMASAGWSESLDKLAESLK; translated from the coding sequence ATGGCGAAGAGCAGCACCCCGGGCGCCAAGACAAAAACGAGGGACCTTGTGATTACGCGAATCTTTGATGCTCCGCGCGAGCTGGTTTTTAAAGCCTGGACGGAGCCGGAACGAATGAAGAAGTGGTGGGGTCCTAAGAATTTCACCGCTCCGGTAATCAAAATCGACCTGCGGGTCGGAGGTAAATTTCTGGGATGCATGCGTGACCAGGAAGGCCGGGAATACTGGTCCACCGGCACCTACAAAGAAATCAAATTCCCTGAGAAAATTATCTGCACCGACTCCTTCGCAGACGAAAACGGAAACGTGGTGCCTGCGTCGCACTATGGAATGGCGGAAGATTTCCCCCTGGAGATGCTGATTACCGTCACTTTTGAAGACCTGAACGGCAAAACCAGGATGACCCTGGTGCATTCCGGTTTGCCGGCCGGTGAGATGGGCGAGATGGCTTCCGCCGGATGGAGCGAGTCGCTTGACAAACTGGCTGAGAGCCTGAAATAA
- a CDS encoding DUF1801 domain-containing protein, with translation MTEVRPRWRSKKGSPPKDIDEYLAGLPEPYRAALQDLRQKIKAAVPQAVEAISYGLPTFKQNGGLVAFSATESHCSFHLMSPSVMAAHKKQITEFSTTTATIHFQPDRPLPASLVKRLVRARVAENNRKK, from the coding sequence ATGACAGAGGTGCGACCACGGTGGCGCTCTAAGAAAGGTTCCCCGCCCAAAGATATTGATGAATATCTGGCGGGGCTTCCGGAGCCGTATCGCGCGGCCCTGCAGGACCTGCGCCAGAAAATCAAAGCCGCAGTTCCCCAGGCGGTCGAGGCGATCAGTTATGGACTGCCGACTTTCAAACAGAACGGGGGGCTGGTCGCTTTCTCAGCCACGGAAAGCCACTGCAGTTTTCATCTGATGAGCCCATCGGTTATGGCGGCTCATAAGAAGCAAATCACGGAGTTTTCCACCACCACCGCCACCATTCACTTTCAGCCCGACCGCCCTCTTCCGGCATCACTGGTGAAGAGGCTGGTGCGGGCGCGGGTTGCGGAGAACAATCGAAAGAAATGA